From a single Desulfomonilia bacterium genomic region:
- the traF gene encoding conjugal transfer protein TraF yields MKRLMFLAIVTVSIALPLTHASGIEFEPIGSESISMGGAGVASAKSAYAPYYNPALLAEYRKNFDITVAASASARDVDLGKYISELSDFDIYGSIENISQDPAKYVNNIESSINILSSIPLENGLQIMPGVNIGCQIKQFGIGLYTVSEATATAVIDRQHMDIVIDAGSGVYLRYNPSDPTNPVVTTQADYDSTSIEYALNNGLTYMDLTGLAYVEIPVSGGYQFNTGIGTIDVGGSIKVMPGYTLQKSINIDTATKDIVKDMRKDTKSSVSWGIDLGLLYKPPRLEKLSIGVVGKNLNTPQFKTSSNDQLKVKPMARAGIAYDGLILDMLSVAIDCDLTRNETYIPGYYSQYVGGGVSLTPIRWFSVRAGLMQNIQETSEGLIFTGGLGIGPEFCQVDLSAFGSTKRGSYNGNSIPQYAKVQLGISSRW; encoded by the coding sequence ATGAAAAGGCTTATGTTCCTGGCAATAGTGACAGTATCAATAGCACTTCCTCTCACTCACGCATCGGGTATCGAGTTCGAGCCCATCGGTTCGGAGTCCATCTCAATGGGAGGAGCGGGCGTAGCTTCCGCAAAAAGCGCCTATGCGCCCTATTACAACCCTGCCCTTCTCGCAGAATACAGAAAGAATTTTGACATCACAGTTGCCGCCAGTGCATCCGCAAGGGATGTCGATCTGGGAAAATATATATCAGAACTCAGCGATTTCGACATCTACGGCTCGATTGAGAATATCTCACAGGACCCTGCAAAGTACGTGAACAACATAGAGAGTTCCATAAACATTCTGTCATCAATCCCACTGGAGAACGGCCTGCAGATTATGCCCGGCGTCAATATCGGTTGTCAGATCAAGCAGTTCGGCATAGGTCTTTATACTGTATCTGAAGCCACAGCAACGGCGGTGATAGACCGGCAGCATATGGACATTGTCATCGACGCGGGTTCCGGCGTATATCTGAGATACAACCCGTCGGATCCGACTAATCCCGTAGTCACGACTCAGGCTGACTATGATTCTACCTCGATAGAGTACGCCCTTAATAACGGCCTGACATACATGGACCTGACCGGTCTGGCATACGTCGAAATACCCGTATCAGGAGGCTATCAGTTCAACACTGGAATCGGCACGATTGATGTCGGCGGAAGCATCAAGGTCATGCCCGGATATACGCTCCAGAAATCCATAAACATCGATACCGCCACCAAGGATATCGTAAAAGACATGAGAAAGGACACAAAAAGCTCGGTAAGCTGGGGAATCGACCTCGGGCTCCTCTACAAGCCGCCCAGACTTGAGAAACTCTCAATAGGTGTTGTCGGAAAAAACCTCAACACGCCCCAGTTCAAGACATCTTCCAACGACCAACTCAAAGTAAAGCCAATGGCGAGGGCGGGTATCGCGTATGACGGCCTCATCCTTGACATGCTGTCCGTTGCGATCGATTGCGATCTTACAAGGAACGAAACCTACATCCCGGGTTATTATTCACAGTATGTCGGCGGGGGAGTAAGTTTAACCCCCATAAGATGGTTTTCTGTACGCGCCGGGCTCATGCAGAACATACAGGAAACAAGTGAAGGGCTTATCTTTACAGGCGGGCTTGGAATAGGTCCTGAATTCTGCCAGGTCGACCTATCGGCTTTCGGTTCGACAAAAAGAGGATCATATAACGGGAATTCGATTCCTCAGTATGCAAAGGTACAGCTTGGAATTAGTTCCAGATGGTAA
- a CDS encoding acyloxyacyl hydrolase: MKNWLIILIPVFICTSVPAYADGVFLEGGQGFFRSSDSQTMFVSYQMDSSLIPALNLYYKGTIGAWSGDNRNDAFALALGILLNLPENTYFCFEPGGAYITELTDNLGTHLQFSFRFAVGMKINKADISLGYRHFSNGDGIFDWTEMPNYGENFITLQIGYLF; the protein is encoded by the coding sequence ATGAAAAACTGGCTGATAATCCTTATTCCTGTATTCATCTGCACATCTGTACCTGCATATGCTGACGGTGTATTCCTTGAAGGAGGCCAGGGGTTTTTCCGTTCATCCGATTCCCAGACCATGTTTGTCAGCTATCAGATGGATTCATCCCTGATACCTGCGCTTAACCTTTATTACAAAGGCACGATCGGCGCCTGGAGCGGCGACAACCGCAATGATGCATTTGCCCTTGCCCTGGGGATATTGTTGAACCTGCCTGAGAATACATATTTCTGTTTCGAACCGGGTGGGGCCTACATTACAGAGCTTACCGACAACCTGGGTACACATCTTCAATTTTCATTCCGGTTTGCCGTGGGCATGAAGATAAATAAAGCTGATATATCTCTCGGTTACAGGCATTTCTCCAACGGTGATGGAATTTTCGATTGGACTGAAATGCCGAATTACGGTGAAAATTTCATTACCCTCCAGATAGGCTACCTTTTCTGA
- a CDS encoding 6-phospho-beta-glucosidase → MKIAILGGAGLRTPLIIRSMVKRQKELGLTELFLMDTDARQLELTGAITEELEKNSCLDFKIERTTDAKSALAGADYVIMTFRIGGMKSRVVDERVALSHGVLGQETTGPGGFAMAMRSIPVALKYVKLMKEVCPDAWLINFSNPSGIVTEAIINKGGWKRTIGICDAPEMIRGYAAIALGAKMSDVQMEYFGLNHLGWARAIWYKGKNHVPDFIKLIKEAGGLPGLPFSTGVIESLGMIPNEYLYYFYHSKEAVDNILKAGKTRGEMLVEQNAILSSDLDKLFRAGDREGLAKRYKAYIDMRGETYMANETGGRFEEFKLDQESIDNLTEEGYADVALGAIEALSGGNPRVMTLNVPNAGAIYGFPETAIVEIPVLVGTDSIRQITVGNIPLVCMGLMQSVKSYELYTVEAATEGSYMKAVAALTVHPLVRDYALAKSLVDGYVKSHGDLFPRLD, encoded by the coding sequence ATGAAGATTGCAATTTTAGGAGGCGCGGGCCTCAGAACGCCTTTAATCATCAGATCGATGGTAAAAAGACAGAAAGAGCTGGGCCTTACCGAACTTTTTCTCATGGATACGGATGCCCGCCAGCTCGAGCTGACAGGTGCCATCACCGAAGAGCTTGAAAAGAACAGCTGCCTAGATTTCAAGATAGAAAGGACTACCGATGCTAAATCAGCTCTAGCCGGCGCAGACTATGTAATAATGACATTCAGGATAGGCGGCATGAAATCGCGCGTTGTCGATGAGAGGGTTGCTTTATCGCATGGAGTGCTCGGCCAGGAGACTACAGGCCCGGGCGGCTTTGCAATGGCCATGCGCTCCATACCTGTCGCCCTTAAATATGTAAAGCTCATGAAGGAAGTCTGCCCGGATGCCTGGCTTATCAATTTCAGCAATCCGTCCGGCATTGTAACGGAAGCAATCATAAACAAAGGGGGCTGGAAAAGGACGATAGGCATATGCGATGCACCTGAGATGATAAGAGGCTACGCTGCAATAGCGCTGGGAGCAAAGATGTCGGACGTACAGATGGAATATTTCGGGCTCAACCACCTGGGCTGGGCGCGAGCCATCTGGTATAAGGGTAAGAATCATGTCCCCGATTTCATTAAACTTATCAAAGAGGCTGGAGGCCTGCCTGGATTGCCTTTCTCTACAGGTGTAATAGAGTCGCTTGGAATGATCCCCAATGAATATCTTTATTATTTCTATCATTCAAAAGAGGCCGTGGACAATATTCTGAAGGCCGGAAAGACAAGGGGGGAGATGCTTGTCGAACAGAACGCGATCCTATCTTCCGACCTTGATAAATTGTTCAGGGCAGGTGACAGGGAAGGACTCGCAAAACGCTACAAGGCTTATATAGACATGAGGGGCGAGACCTATATGGCGAATGAAACCGGCGGCAGGTTCGAGGAGTTCAAGCTGGACCAGGAGAGTATAGACAACCTCACGGAAGAAGGCTATGCCGACGTGGCATTAGGTGCGATTGAGGCGCTCAGTGGAGGAAATCCCCGGGTAATGACTTTAAATGTGCCGAATGCAGGCGCAATTTACGGTTTTCCCGAGACGGCAATCGTTGAGATTCCGGTGCTTGTGGGCACCGACAGCATCAGGCAGATAACAGTCGGAAACATACCTCTTGTATGCATGGGGCTAATGCAGTCGGTCAAATCATATGAACTCTATACTGTCGAAGCCGCGACCGAAGGCTCTTATATGAAGGCCGTGGCGGCGCTTACCGTTCACCCGCTTGTAAGGGACTACGCCCTGGCAAAATCCCTGGTGGACGGCTATGTCAAAAGTCATGGAGACCTTTTCCCCAGGCTTGATTAA
- a CDS encoding carbohydrate kinase family protein, producing MGYDYDVLTGGDYCIDYIFTGLPKMPEPGSEVHGRKFAIEPGESCNSVIAMHRLGIKVGWAADFGTDEFSRTILEKLNDEGIDNRLFFHHKKTYQRITISASFSHDRAFITYYDKEPYKLPALIKKLPFVSAKIMFIPGFYTGALFPIASLLVKKKKMLIVMDGNHPNSETIEVPAVRKTLESIDIVLPNAKEALKMSGKDDIPAAAKELGRFCPLVIVKDGANGSWACNNGKIIHVPGIKVNPIDTTGAGDNYNAGFLRAYLDARDLAECLKWGNISGGLSTEALGGPGRKITVEDIKKHL from the coding sequence ATGGGTTACGATTATGACGTGCTGACAGGCGGGGATTACTGCATTGACTACATATTTACGGGTCTGCCTAAAATGCCCGAACCGGGCAGCGAGGTCCATGGCAGAAAATTCGCAATCGAACCCGGTGAATCCTGCAACAGCGTCATCGCCATGCACCGACTTGGAATAAAGGTCGGCTGGGCAGCGGATTTCGGCACTGATGAATTCAGCAGAACGATCCTTGAAAAGCTCAATGACGAGGGCATTGATAACCGTCTTTTTTTCCATCATAAAAAGACTTATCAGCGCATTACAATATCGGCCTCGTTCTCACATGACAGGGCATTCATAACATACTATGACAAGGAACCCTATAAACTTCCCGCGCTTATAAAAAAACTGCCTTTCGTTTCGGCTAAAATCATGTTCATCCCCGGCTTTTACACAGGTGCCCTTTTCCCGATCGCTTCCCTTCTCGTTAAAAAGAAAAAAATGCTGATCGTAATGGACGGGAACCATCCCAATTCAGAAACAATCGAAGTGCCTGCCGTCAGAAAAACTCTCGAGTCAATCGATATCGTACTGCCGAACGCAAAGGAAGCCTTAAAGATGTCAGGAAAAGATGATATCCCTGCTGCCGCGAAAGAACTCGGCAGATTCTGCCCCCTGGTTATAGTCAAAGACGGTGCAAACGGTTCATGGGCCTGCAACAACGGGAAGATAATCCATGTTCCGGGCATAAAGGTAAACCCGATTGATACTACCGGTGCGGGAGACAACTATAATGCAGGATTTCTAAGGGCATACCTTGACGCCAGGGACCTTGCCGAATGCCTCAAATGGGGAAACATATCCGGCGGGCTTTCCACCGAAGCCCTGGGCGGCCCGGGCAGGAAAATCACCGTCGAGGATATCAAAAAACATCTCTAG
- a CDS encoding acylphosphatase: MRKFLLFLLLTLYPFCLSAESENPDSGTGIEVKKEKNKVYIQESEIYPYMTIEQDPPIAARRGFIKGDINEASIEASMKKLAAEYNLAGWIKKTPEGTFQFHLQGLPDNVKAAIEKIPTCDPGSKIEGVDSKAAVVTKYMRGFKTIEAENRQGD; this comes from the coding sequence ATGAGAAAATTTCTTTTATTCCTTCTGCTGACTCTTTATCCTTTCTGCCTTTCGGCTGAGTCGGAAAACCCTGACAGCGGAACCGGGATTGAAGTAAAAAAAGAAAAAAACAAGGTCTATATTCAGGAAAGCGAGATATATCCTTATATGACGATTGAACAGGATCCCCCCATTGCAGCAAGGAGAGGTTTTATAAAGGGAGACATAAACGAGGCAAGCATCGAGGCTTCGATGAAGAAACTCGCAGCCGAATACAATCTGGCAGGCTGGATTAAGAAAACACCCGAAGGGACATTTCAGTTTCATCTGCAGGGTTTGCCCGATAATGTAAAGGCGGCAATTGAAAAAATCCCGACATGCGACCCGGGAAGCAAGATAGAGGGTGTGGATTCAAAAGCCGCAGTTGTAACCAAATACATGAGGGGATTTAAAACAATCGAGGCCGAAAACCGGCAGGGAGACTGA
- a CDS encoding MFS transporter, with protein sequence MGQLTLKQKISYATGGLALNLANLVISQWLLKLYVPSKDTALVNAGLFAAIFLIGRVVDGITEPIAGYLSDHFRSKRGRRIPFILAMTLPTAIVSFLLWVPPFPHQMHWLNAVWVFTLVQLFFICWSLLANPYMALLPEITSDLKERVNISTMQAVFLMLGTLVFGVMGPIKETLGWIGIGIITGAITVISFTPTLLTIVEKPSDASVTAHEKFSPVTIFLWAKTTFTNRPFVYLLTANSFLWFALNMVILLVPFWTQYVLGKTDADVVKLMAPFLASNIVFFFIINFLSVWLGKFAAYCITLGSACLTMASLTLVGLIPGEKMLQSQICMALIGIPVAGIMILPPALLSDVIDYDETLTGKRREGIYVGVHAIFQKIAIGISIATATFMMYAGGSMTPTETGLKWISLSAGFFAFIALGIFMGYPIREKDGKAYLKR encoded by the coding sequence ATGGGACAACTGACCCTTAAACAGAAGATATCATACGCGACCGGCGGGCTAGCACTTAATCTGGCGAATCTGGTCATCTCCCAGTGGCTCCTCAAGCTTTATGTCCCGAGCAAGGATACGGCCCTGGTAAACGCAGGCCTTTTCGCAGCAATATTCCTTATAGGCAGGGTCGTGGACGGGATAACCGAACCCATAGCCGGGTACTTGAGCGATCATTTCCGATCAAAACGCGGGCGCCGCATACCATTTATATTGGCTATGACACTGCCGACCGCAATCGTGAGTTTCCTTCTCTGGGTGCCACCCTTCCCCCATCAGATGCACTGGCTCAATGCGGTCTGGGTCTTCACCCTTGTCCAGCTTTTCTTTATATGCTGGTCTCTGCTTGCAAATCCTTACATGGCGCTGCTACCCGAAATCACCTCTGATCTTAAGGAGCGTGTGAACATATCCACTATGCAGGCGGTCTTCCTTATGCTCGGAACTCTTGTTTTCGGCGTAATGGGTCCGATAAAGGAAACCCTCGGGTGGATAGGAATCGGCATTATAACAGGCGCAATAACTGTTATATCGTTCACGCCGACTCTGCTAACCATCGTGGAAAAGCCTTCGGATGCATCAGTTACTGCTCATGAGAAATTCAGCCCTGTAACAATTTTTCTCTGGGCAAAGACCACATTTACAAACAGGCCTTTCGTTTATCTGCTCACCGCCAACTCCTTTCTTTGGTTTGCGCTCAACATGGTCATCCTGCTCGTGCCATTCTGGACACAGTACGTACTCGGAAAGACCGACGCCGATGTGGTAAAGCTCATGGCGCCTTTCCTCGCCTCGAATATCGTGTTCTTCTTTATCATTAATTTCCTTTCAGTCTGGCTGGGAAAATTTGCCGCCTACTGCATTACTCTGGGCAGCGCATGTTTAACAATGGCTTCACTCACATTGGTCGGATTAATCCCCGGCGAGAAGATGCTGCAATCCCAGATATGCATGGCACTCATAGGCATACCGGTAGCCGGCATCATGATACTTCCGCCCGCACTTCTCTCGGATGTGATTGATTATGACGAAACGCTCACCGGCAAGCGCAGAGAAGGCATCTATGTAGGCGTTCACGCAATCTTTCAGAAAATAGCAATTGGCATCTCAATCGCAACGGCTACATTCATGATGTATGCAGGCGGTTCCATGACTCCCACGGAAACAGGCCTCAAATGGATATCATTAAGCGCAGGCTTTTTCGCCTTTATAGCCCTCGGCATATTCATGGGGTATCCGATCAGGGAAAAGGATGGAAAAGCATATCTTAAAAGATAG
- a CDS encoding DUF3795 domain-containing protein → MKDIIANPELVAFCGLYCGACKRFLKGKCPGCHDNVKATWCGIRKCCIEHEYSSCADCADFVDPQDCRKFNNFISKIFGLIFRSDRRACIIQIKNLGLKGHADDMARNNRQSIMRK, encoded by the coding sequence ATGAAAGATATTATCGCAAATCCGGAACTTGTTGCCTTCTGCGGGCTCTATTGCGGGGCATGCAAGAGATTCCTGAAAGGTAAATGCCCGGGTTGTCATGACAATGTAAAGGCCACATGGTGCGGCATAAGAAAATGCTGTATTGAACATGAATATTCAAGCTGTGCGGATTGTGCTGACTTCGTCGATCCTCAGGACTGCAGAAAATTCAACAATTTTATATCTAAGATATTCGGACTCATATTCCGCTCCGACCGCCGCGCGTGCATAATTCAGATTAAAAACCTCGGACTGAAAGGCCATGCCGATGACATGGCCAGAAATAACAGACAGTCGATAATGAGAAAATGA
- a CDS encoding family 1 glycosylhydrolase — MVTGIVIVFFILIVIYGNVRTPGKSGEIYSYGLKFPEGFLWATGEDAYQHEGGNLNNDWADWEAGVPSPIENGDKCLMAADFWNRYEEDFTRARADGQNAHRIGIEWSRVEPVMGEFDDDAMAHYEKMLASMKDKGFTVFLNLWHFTLPRWAVEAGGWESDIVMVRWEEFVEECAIRFAWYVDYWSTMIDAQIYALNGFAMGEIPPNKKDQKLSIKIYHNLIRAHARAYKIIKENATVRDGNKVRVPKVGMIYFFFDYQAQGFFLDRFATHQLDKIFNWSFLDAIHTGNIDVGVFPGPRIKRFSEDSRDTLDWIGINYYTRQVVSFNPFKPGMLEMKNCDKYPATDMDWEIYPKGIYRICRKVEKRYPGVPLVIAENGLADAKDDRRPKFILDHLAWVHRLIEKGCPIFGFTYWSLTDNWEWAKGFAPKFGLYRVDRNTFDRTPTKSASLYRFIVQNNRLPEESEFKEIIK; from the coding sequence ATGGTAACAGGTATTGTCATTGTATTTTTTATTCTTATTGTCATTTACGGCAATGTCCGCACGCCAGGGAAGTCCGGAGAGATTTATAGTTACGGTCTCAAATTTCCCGAAGGATTCCTGTGGGCGACAGGCGAAGATGCCTATCAGCATGAGGGCGGCAATCTGAACAATGACTGGGCCGATTGGGAGGCAGGTGTTCCCTCGCCGATAGAGAACGGCGATAAATGTCTTATGGCTGCCGACTTCTGGAACAGGTACGAGGAGGATTTTACACGAGCCCGGGCCGACGGTCAGAACGCGCACAGAATCGGTATCGAGTGGAGCAGGGTGGAGCCTGTCATGGGTGAATTTGACGATGATGCAATGGCTCACTATGAAAAGATGCTCGCCTCAATGAAAGACAAGGGCTTCACGGTCTTTTTAAACCTCTGGCATTTTACACTTCCCAGATGGGCCGTTGAAGCAGGCGGCTGGGAAAGTGATATTGTCATGGTGCGCTGGGAAGAGTTCGTCGAGGAATGCGCCATACGCTTCGCCTGGTATGTCGATTACTGGAGCACCATGATCGATGCCCAGATATATGCTCTGAACGGCTTTGCCATGGGTGAGATACCGCCCAATAAAAAGGACCAGAAGCTTTCAATCAAGATTTATCATAATCTGATCCGCGCTCATGCAAGGGCTTATAAAATCATAAAGGAAAACGCGACTGTCAGAGACGGAAACAAGGTCAGGGTGCCAAAGGTCGGAATGATCTATTTCTTCTTCGACTATCAGGCGCAGGGCTTTTTCCTGGACAGGTTTGCAACACATCAGCTCGATAAAATTTTCAACTGGTCGTTCCTTGACGCCATACATACCGGCAATATAGATGTGGGAGTGTTTCCGGGTCCAAGGATAAAAAGGTTCAGTGAGGATTCCAGAGACACACTCGACTGGATAGGAATCAATTATTACACGCGTCAGGTTGTATCATTCAACCCGTTCAAACCCGGTATGCTCGAGATGAAAAACTGCGATAAATACCCGGCTACGGATATGGACTGGGAGATTTATCCCAAGGGCATATACAGGATATGCAGAAAAGTTGAAAAACGCTATCCTGGCGTGCCCCTTGTGATTGCCGAGAACGGGCTTGCCGATGCAAAGGACGACAGACGCCCGAAATTCATCCTCGATCACCTCGCTTGGGTGCACAGGCTTATAGAAAAAGGCTGCCCCATATTCGGATTCACCTACTGGAGCCTGACAGACAACTGGGAATGGGCCAAGGGCTTTGCACCAAAGTTCGGGCTATATCGCGTGGACAGGAATACATTCGACCGTACGCCTACGAAATCGGCATCGCTCTACCGCTTCATTGTGCAAAATAACCGTCTGCCTGAGGAATCGGAGTTTAAAGAGATAATTAAGTAG
- the pheA gene encoding prephenate dehydratase gives MNKEMDELRSSIDLIDNDIAKLLSKRAELSRQVGRIKHENGIKTYSPEREREIIDRLETLIEPPLERGMIEAVFNTIFSVSRSLQARTRIAYLGPVGTYSHEAAVSVFPYDADLIPETSIDLIIEDVCAERVDLGIVPVENSTEGIINQTLDLMVSSRLFVVKEILLPIRHCLISKTDMGNIRKVYSHPQPFAQCRLWLKKNLPDAKTIDTASTSEAAQIAVNENNSAAIASINSARIYGLDIVARNINDYHDNITRFWVISKKMAEPLTNAKTSIIMALDNTPGALYNALGVFSSQGINLTKIQSRPSRKGPWEYLFFIDFIGGLSEEKVARALENLKPFTKEIIILGSYPEERGDD, from the coding sequence ATGAACAAAGAGATGGACGAATTAAGAAGCTCGATAGATTTAATCGATAACGATATCGCAAAACTTCTCTCAAAAAGGGCGGAACTTTCCCGGCAGGTTGGCAGGATCAAACATGAAAACGGGATCAAGACCTACTCGCCCGAAAGGGAACGTGAAATAATCGACCGTCTGGAAACACTTATCGAACCCCCGCTTGAACGCGGCATGATAGAAGCGGTTTTTAACACAATATTCAGCGTTTCAAGGTCTCTTCAGGCCAGGACCAGAATCGCTTATCTGGGGCCTGTTGGAACTTACAGCCATGAGGCTGCGGTTTCTGTCTTCCCATACGATGCCGATCTTATACCGGAAACATCAATTGATCTTATAATTGAAGATGTGTGTGCCGAGAGGGTTGATCTGGGTATTGTCCCTGTTGAGAACTCAACCGAAGGGATCATCAATCAGACATTGGATCTTATGGTTTCTTCAAGGCTCTTTGTTGTTAAAGAAATACTGCTTCCTATAAGACATTGCCTTATTTCAAAAACGGATATGGGCAATATCAGGAAGGTATATTCTCATCCCCAACCGTTTGCACAATGCAGGCTCTGGCTTAAAAAGAACCTGCCCGATGCTAAAACCATCGATACCGCAAGCACTTCCGAGGCTGCTCAGATTGCAGTGAATGAAAATAATTCGGCGGCTATAGCATCCATAAATTCAGCTAGAATCTATGGCCTTGATATTGTTGCCAGGAATATCAACGACTATCATGACAATATCACCCGATTTTGGGTAATCTCCAAGAAGATGGCCGAACCGTTAACCAATGCAAAGACCTCGATAATAATGGCATTGGACAACACGCCAGGCGCCCTTTACAACGCCCTGGGCGTATTTTCATCACAAGGGATCAACCTGACCAAAATCCAGTCAAGGCCGTCAAGGAAAGGGCCCTGGGAATATCTTTTCTTTATAGATTTCATAGGAGGCCTCTCGGAAGAAAAGGTTGCCAGGGCACTGGAGAATCTTAAACCCTTTACAAAAGAAATTATCATACTGGGTTCTTATCCCGAAGAACGGGGTGATGATTGA
- the hisC gene encoding histidinol-phosphate transaminase, giving the protein MKLPEEARHIKLIPPYSPGLSKDEIARKYGIEKPVKLASNENPLGPSPMAVKAMMEYIEHTHLYPDPMATELKESASEFFGFPSENIITGNGSDEIIDFICRAYLNPGDRVVIPACTFSYYRIASLACGAMVTETPMNGMKIDTRAMLSKTSSGAKIAFLANPNNPTGTYTGKKELLSLCEKISPETILVLDEAYAAFARADDFISGLKLISERPNVIVINTLSKSHGLAGIRVGFAIAGKEMIDMLYKVKPPFNMNLLAIKAGAAALRDRAFFSLTLETTWKGLDYLYSSFDRLGLEYINSHTNFVLVRLGAYAKIIYEELLKRGIITRFMPGLPEYIRVSVGLESENEQFIHELEDVLKNG; this is encoded by the coding sequence TTGAAGCTGCCGGAAGAAGCCAGGCACATCAAACTGATCCCTCCCTACTCTCCCGGCCTGTCGAAGGATGAGATCGCCCGAAAATACGGAATAGAAAAGCCCGTCAAACTGGCGTCAAATGAAAATCCGCTTGGCCCAAGCCCGATGGCTGTCAAAGCCATGATGGAATATATCGAGCACACACACCTTTACCCGGACCCGATGGCAACAGAGCTTAAGGAATCAGCCTCTGAATTCTTCGGTTTCCCTTCAGAAAACATCATCACCGGCAACGGTTCGGATGAAATAATCGATTTCATATGCAGAGCATATCTTAATCCCGGCGACAGGGTAGTCATACCGGCATGTACTTTCAGCTATTACAGAATCGCATCCCTTGCATGCGGTGCAATGGTAACCGAAACGCCCATGAACGGCATGAAGATAGATACCCGTGCAATGCTTTCAAAAACGTCAAGCGGCGCAAAAATCGCATTCCTGGCTAATCCTAACAATCCCACAGGAACATATACAGGGAAAAAGGAACTACTGTCTTTATGCGAGAAGATATCTCCGGAAACCATTCTCGTTCTGGATGAGGCCTATGCAGCATTTGCACGCGCAGATGATTTCATCTCGGGACTGAAACTGATTTCAGAAAGACCAAATGTCATTGTAATAAATACCCTTTCAAAATCGCACGGACTTGCCGGAATCAGAGTGGGTTTTGCCATTGCCGGCAAAGAAATGATTGATATGCTCTATAAGGTTAAACCGCCGTTTAATATGAACCTTCTCGCAATAAAGGCCGGGGCTGCGGCTTTAAGAGACAGAGCCTTTTTTAGCCTTACACTCGAAACAACTTGGAAAGGACTTGATTACCTGTATTCTTCCTTCGACCGTCTGGGGCTTGAATACATCAATTCCCACACAAATTTTGTACTTGTCAGGCTTGGCGCCTATGCAAAGATCATATATGAGGAACTCTTGAAACGCGGAATAATAACGAGATTCATGCCGGGTCTGCCGGAATACATAAGGGTAAGCGTGGGACTTGAAAGTGAGAACGAACAATTCATACACGAACTTGAAGATGTCTTAAAGAATGGCTGA